The window TAAAGGGGATCGACTAATCCTTCCCAATATACCCGCTTTCACTCCTCCCTCGAACTTTATAATGGAGGCATGGCCTGAAGGCGCACTGACTTTGACTGGTACTCGTCTCACTGTCACCCATGGAATAATTATGAGTGCGGTGATGGCTAATGTAGACCAGAACTCCTGTTGTTTCATCAGCCTAGAGCCGAGTTGATTGCTGTAGGACTTTGACTTTGGATCGTAAGAGATTGTGAGGAGGACAAAGGCCCAGAGGAGGGCTAGAGCTATCCATCCAGCAAAACGGTGAGTCCTTTCGAATACATTGTGATGGAGATGGCGGACAAGAGGGAAGGCTGCCAAAGAAGAGAGGCAGAGAAGAGCAAGAATGGTGAAGGCCACGCTTATGATCTCGGGGGAAGTATTTTCTCTGTCCTCAAGTGTGAGTACCAGGGCATATACGAGCCATGCTACGGAAGAGACCCCGCAGCCGCTATGTATCCCACCAAGAGATTGGAGGAGGGATGTGGTAGCAGTCTTGAGTCCGAGAGGCACCCACGACTGTCCCAAGACCTTCACCGCAAGCCAGAAGACGACTCGCAAGAAGGCCTCGCTGCGACACAGTGTCAAAGCAAGAATGTTCCCAATGGAGAAGAGAGCAGCTTTACGCCTTGCATATGGGAAATGCCCGGTGGCTGCAAGAACCAAACCAATAATGTTCAGGAGCAGACAAACCATGAACAGCCGTTTGTAGACTGTGAACGGCCCTTGATCCAGCAATATAATCGAAAGTCTCGACTCTAGCTGTCTCGCAACTGTTGCCGGTTGTTCACGTTTGCTAGTGAATGAAACTGGAACTAGCTTCTGCTCCTTTTCCTCATGAACAGCGCCTTGTTCCAGGTCCTTCAAATCATcctcaaaatcattttcatctATATCAAGATCACAGAAATGGCTGCTTATTCTGCTCATACTCCTTCCCAAGGAATCCGACGGGTATGCTCTAAAAGAGCCATCCTGATTCCAAGGAAACCAAAACCTGTTGCTACCACAGCGACCATCAACAACCAAAGGAGTTGGGACGGCAAACGGGTCTGAATGAGGTTTAATCTCAAAAGCCACACCTCTGCAACTTGAAAACCTTGGAAACTTTTCTGGGCTTTTCATACTCGTTTTCCTAGGAGCAAACAACTGTCACAAAGTACAGCGAGGGAAAGAGAATGCTTCAGTGAGAAAACTTGTGCCCAGGGTTGGCTTTATAAGCCTTCACGAAGACCCATGAAGTTGACCTGATCATAATGGCAATGTGATTGACTTCATcaacatgagagagagagagagagagagagagagagagacgcAATTGATAGTTGGCCGGTGAATTcttgtatttatttatgttaGTGTGGAATTAGAGTCATTACCACTGTACCATGGTTATCAACTTATTACTTGTCATGATTTCCTCCACAGGGAAAAAAAGAAGCAGTTTCTCGTAAAGTTACtttcttttatcaattttttattataaaattaaatttatgattagaagaaataaaaaatatttataaaatatattataaaaataaattaatattatattcattAGATTTAATAACTAATATCATACTTAAATCATGTATTTCTTATTCTATcccattaataaaatatagcCTCACTACCCACTGGCTAAGCAAACATAGTCTTAATACCCTTGTGAGCATGGGACACCTATTGTTGCGTCTTGTATTCCTACTACTGAGATGTCGAATTTTGATTTGTAACATTAttataattggattttgagTGGGTCACCTTGGCATTTGTGGGCAGGGGTCATGGGCCACTATAGACCAATATCCGTCTTCTAATATGGCATCAAATCATTATGTTTGAAATGAGGttggtatattattttgatttttctattggCCTTATCTCAACGATTCAGCAT of the Vitis vinifera cultivar Pinot Noir 40024 chromosome 10, ASM3070453v1 genome contains:
- the LOC100265219 gene encoding adenylate-forming reductase 06235-like, translated to MKSPEKFPRFSSCRGVAFEIKPHSDPFAVPTPLVVDGRCGSNRFWFPWNQDGSFRAYPSDSLGRSMSRISSHFCDLDIDENDFEDDLKDLEQGAVHEEKEQKLVPVSFTSKREQPATVARQLESRLSIILLDQGPFTVYKRLFMVCLLLNIIGLVLAATGHFPYARRKAALFSIGNILALTLCRSEAFLRVVFWLAVKVLGQSWVPLGLKTATTSLLQSLGGIHSGCGVSSVAWLVYALVLTLEDRENTSPEIISVAFTILALLCLSSLAAFPLVRHLHHNVFERTHRFAGWIALALLWAFVLLTISYDPKSKSYSNQLGSRLMKQQEFWSTLAITALIIIPWVTVRRVPVKVSAPSGHASIIKFEGGVKAGILGRISRSPLSEWHAFGIISDGKTEHMMLAGAVGDFTKSLVSDPPSHLWVRQVHFAGLPYLINMYDKVMMVATGSGICVFLSFLLQPCSADVCLVWVAKGIEHNFGREIKEIVNRYPKDKVIVHDTAVSGRPDIAQLSVDTAKNWGAQVVIVTSNPQGSRDVVNACKDAGIPAFGPIWDS